One segment of Deltaproteobacteria bacterium CG11_big_fil_rev_8_21_14_0_20_49_13 DNA contains the following:
- the lspA gene encoding signal peptidase II, with protein sequence MQFKYRCLAVIAPLVFILDQITKYFVVEKMPLGSSTPVVNGYFDIVHYTNAGAAFGFLSSLSASLRTPFFYAVSVIALIVIIIYMVKLPAADRIMPVALSLVVGGIFGNGIDRVRCGHVTDFLSVHIGSKALWGINLEWPAFNVADSAITVAMALLIISAFRKQ encoded by the coding sequence ATGCAATTTAAATATAGATGTCTGGCAGTTATTGCGCCCCTGGTCTTCATTTTGGATCAGATCACGAAATATTTTGTCGTCGAAAAGATGCCTTTGGGCTCGTCCACCCCTGTGGTGAACGGTTATTTTGATATCGTTCATTATACAAATGCGGGGGCGGCCTTCGGATTCTTATCCAGCCTTTCCGCATCTTTGAGAACGCCGTTCTTTTATGCGGTCTCGGTCATAGCCCTTATTGTTATCATTATATATATGGTCAAATTGCCGGCGGCGGACAGGATCATGCCGGTAGCCCTTTCTCTGGTAGTGGGCGGAATATTTGGCAACGGTATCGACCGCGTCCGTTGCGGGCACGTAACAGACTTTTTATCGGTCCATATCGGTAGCAAGGCCCTTTGGGGCATTAACCTTGAATGGCCGGCATTCAATGTGGCCGATTCCGCGATAACCGTTGCAATGGCGCTTTTAATAATAAGTGCGTTTAGAAAACAGTGA